A portion of the Leptospira broomii serovar Hurstbridge str. 5399 genome contains these proteins:
- a CDS encoding DUF1577 domain-containing protein, translating into MGRSEKRIHLFKDDIYVTNFKSSEFSENLDGDTEKSEYLRSLFEKYSTMLQKTPVGTVSIDVFRAKQEERFHSVQATGKTLLLSDTSNRDSYSINDPSMLSYSSAVKESISSSIDRYFSAGVSSELIIPILVQDGESKRKPLAYIHVVSGEQHFTKETALELESLAVEISQNIEEWSREKISQRFIVSDLSQNGIGFEIPPAVSKDNLSRFKKYAFKLALPNQQPFLLEGTLRWWAKSESGNMNVGLKLERKDRDEIEKHRFEIVVKHLERSLDKSDSHSTERVVQSRVSDYKMNSSSSLLYIDPDPYFTKRANELFKNEELVLIFASSLTEGLVQCAKWSPAIVVTEIESDKIHVLDYLKAMRKITPGSLIITYSKMEHTTLSLSSFNWIWAQLLKKKQEKQLLEAVKNALTWYKDKIRTYQNIFQDERHLAGEIDWLIWKDYQRNSDQMTVGKNILNSISHSSSQGIGLGSLLTYLDLTELSLKREGTDCLIPKDLMKSIVENKNMMRSWTEKLDKLKSLFDLKIIPEALDILEIQSIIKRTVSDLHKAAKIKDNHIIFKDKHLEYKVKCNRKFLSFSIKEILVNAMKFSPEHSKIQIIMYPEDSMLNIDIINEIEAGKTGIHGIPKEYSEKLFEPFFRMNHTYDERFQEEDFGFGIGLNLVQNLAKQIDNNVRISEIKDYSTAKLANKIATEIQLPILSRRGEQNIPEEDSTRTHIENGR; encoded by the coding sequence ATGGGAAGATCAGAAAAACGCATTCACCTTTTTAAGGACGACATCTACGTAACTAATTTTAAATCATCCGAATTCTCCGAAAATTTGGATGGGGATACCGAAAAATCCGAATATCTAAGGAGTTTATTCGAAAAATATTCAACCATGCTTCAGAAGACACCCGTCGGTACTGTTTCAATCGATGTCTTTCGGGCAAAACAAGAAGAGCGCTTTCATTCGGTTCAGGCTACCGGAAAGACTTTGTTATTATCCGATACGTCGAACAGAGATTCATACTCTATAAACGATCCTTCCATGCTCAGTTATTCATCGGCGGTAAAGGAAAGTATTTCCTCCTCGATCGATCGTTATTTTTCCGCAGGAGTTTCTTCGGAGCTGATTATTCCGATCCTGGTTCAAGACGGAGAATCGAAAAGGAAACCGCTTGCCTACATTCATGTGGTTTCCGGGGAACAACATTTCACAAAAGAAACAGCTCTAGAACTTGAATCCCTTGCAGTTGAAATTTCTCAAAATATAGAGGAATGGAGCCGGGAAAAAATATCACAAAGGTTTATCGTCAGCGATCTTTCACAAAACGGAATAGGTTTCGAGATTCCTCCCGCCGTCTCGAAAGATAATTTAAGTCGCTTTAAAAAATATGCGTTTAAACTGGCGTTGCCTAATCAGCAACCGTTTCTTCTGGAGGGGACTTTAAGATGGTGGGCAAAGTCGGAAAGTGGAAATATGAACGTCGGATTGAAACTGGAACGGAAGGACCGAGATGAAATAGAAAAACATAGATTCGAAATCGTAGTAAAACACCTGGAGAGGTCGCTGGATAAATCGGATTCCCATTCTACAGAACGTGTAGTCCAATCTCGGGTCTCCGACTATAAAATGAATTCTTCTAGCTCTCTCTTATATATTGATCCGGATCCGTATTTCACTAAGAGGGCGAATGAACTATTTAAAAACGAAGAATTAGTTCTGATCTTCGCAAGTTCTTTAACGGAAGGACTAGTACAATGTGCAAAATGGTCTCCCGCAATAGTCGTGACTGAGATCGAATCCGATAAAATTCACGTCCTAGATTATCTAAAAGCTATGCGAAAAATCACTCCTGGAAGTTTGATTATCACCTATTCCAAAATGGAACATACGACATTGAGCCTTAGCTCCTTTAATTGGATATGGGCCCAACTCTTAAAGAAGAAACAGGAAAAGCAATTATTAGAGGCTGTCAAAAATGCCCTAACCTGGTACAAGGATAAGATTCGTACTTATCAAAATATTTTTCAGGATGAAAGACATCTAGCGGGAGAAATCGATTGGTTAATCTGGAAAGACTATCAAAGAAATTCCGATCAAATGACCGTCGGAAAAAATATTCTAAACAGTATTTCTCATAGTTCTTCCCAGGGAATAGGTCTCGGCTCCTTACTTACGTATCTAGATCTGACCGAACTTTCCCTTAAACGGGAAGGAACCGACTGCCTGATTCCGAAGGATTTAATGAAATCAATCGTCGAAAACAAAAACATGATGCGGAGCTGGACGGAAAAATTGGACAAGTTAAAGAGCTTGTTTGACTTGAAAATTATTCCTGAAGCATTAGACATTTTAGAAATTCAATCTATCATCAAACGAACCGTCTCCGATTTACACAAAGCGGCGAAAATAAAGGACAATCATATTATCTTTAAGGATAAACATCTGGAATACAAAGTAAAATGTAACCGAAAATTCCTTTCCTTTTCTATCAAAGAAATTCTAGTAAACGCAATGAAATTTTCTCCCGAGCATTCAAAGATACAAATCATAATGTATCCGGAAGACTCCATGTTAAATATCGATATCATCAATGAAATCGAAGCGGGCAAAACCGGCATTCACGGAATTCCGAAAGAGTATTCTGAGAAACTATTCGAACCTTTTTTCAGAATGAATCATACGTATGACGAAAGGTTTCAGGAAGAGGATTTCGGCTTCGGAATCGGCTTAAATTTAGTTCAAAACCTGGCAAAACAAATCGATAATAATGTTCGAATATCCGAAATAAAAGATTATTCAACTGCGAAACTTGCAAACAAAATTGCGACCGAAATACAATTACCGATTCTTTCGAGGCGGGGAGAACAGAATATTCCCGAAGAAGACTCAACTCGGACTCATATTGAAAACGGCCGTTAA
- a CDS encoding flagellin N-terminal helical domain-containing protein → MIINHNISAIFAHRTLKFNSESMTKDIEKLSSGMRINRAGDDASGLAVSEKMRTQVGGLRRAEQNTEDGMSLIQTAEGYLQETHEVVQRIRVLAVQAANGIYSEEDRQQIQVEVSQLVDEIDRIASQAEFNKMKLLTGAFARLNPTASMWFHMGANMHQRERIYIETMNTASLGLRNPTVLTFISLSTAGKANSVIGLADDALRLISKQRADLGAYYNRLEHAAKGLMNAYENIQAAESRIRDTDMAEQMTSFTRYQILTQAATAMLAQANMKPQTVLQLLK, encoded by the coding sequence ATGATTATTAACCACAATATAAGCGCCATTTTCGCTCATAGAACATTGAAGTTCAATAGCGAAAGCATGACTAAAGACATTGAAAAATTGTCTTCCGGTATGCGAATCAACCGTGCAGGTGACGACGCTTCCGGTTTGGCAGTGTCCGAGAAAATGCGGACTCAAGTCGGCGGTTTACGCAGGGCGGAACAAAATACTGAAGACGGTATGTCTCTGATTCAAACGGCGGAAGGGTATTTGCAAGAAACTCATGAAGTCGTTCAAAGGATTCGCGTTCTCGCAGTACAAGCCGCGAACGGAATCTATTCGGAAGAAGACCGCCAACAAATTCAAGTAGAAGTCTCTCAGTTGGTCGACGAGATCGACAGGATAGCTTCTCAGGCCGAATTCAACAAGATGAAGCTTCTTACCGGAGCTTTTGCTCGTTTGAATCCGACCGCAAGTATGTGGTTCCACATGGGTGCGAATATGCACCAGAGAGAAAGAATATACATCGAAACGATGAACACTGCGTCTTTGGGTCTTAGAAACCCGACCGTGTTGACCTTTATCTCTCTTTCTACGGCGGGAAAAGCCAACTCCGTGATCGGATTGGCGGACGATGCACTCAGACTGATCTCCAAGCAGAGAGCGGATCTGGGAGCTTATTACAACCGTTTGGAACATGCCGCTAAGGGGTTAATGAACGCTTACGAAAACATCCAGGCCGCAGAGTCTCGGATCCGTGACACGGATATGGCTGAACAAATGACCAGCTTTACCCGCTATCAGATCTTGACTCAAGCTGCGACTGCGATGCTCGCTCAAGCGAACATGAAGCCGCAAACCGTGCTGCAGCTATTGAAGTAA
- a CDS encoding glycosyltransferase family 2 protein, with protein MKDKRIAVIIPAYNEEITIRETILSFYKELPNAVFWVVDNNSKDKTNRIAMETFKKHKIKGSVLFEDRQGKANAIRKAFFLADADIYVMSDADTTYPADEVRKLTDELVKNDLDMVVGDRLSRGDYSRENKRMFHSLGNQLVIRLINFLFSVKLRDAMSGYRVFSRKFVKNYPILASGFELEIEMTLHALDKRFAIREIPIQYKDRPSGSFSKLNTFRDGYRVVNNILWIFKDYKPMHFFGFLSVIAFIAAIASGSQAIWDYWKYKYVYHVPLAILATGLMIASILNFSIGLILHTVAKIQRFNFELQLLKYKEE; from the coding sequence ATGAAAGACAAGCGTATAGCGGTGATCATTCCCGCTTACAACGAAGAGATCACGATTCGCGAAACGATTCTCTCCTTTTACAAAGAATTACCTAATGCCGTTTTTTGGGTGGTGGATAATAACTCCAAAGATAAAACAAATCGAATCGCGATGGAGACATTTAAGAAACATAAAATAAAAGGTTCCGTTTTGTTCGAAGATAGGCAGGGAAAGGCTAACGCGATCCGAAAGGCTTTTTTCTTAGCGGACGCCGATATTTATGTAATGTCCGATGCGGATACGACTTATCCGGCCGATGAAGTCCGGAAATTGACGGACGAATTAGTTAAGAACGATCTAGATATGGTAGTCGGCGATCGATTAAGCCGAGGAGATTATAGTCGGGAAAATAAGAGAATGTTCCATTCTCTCGGAAATCAGCTCGTCATTCGGCTGATCAATTTTCTGTTTAGCGTGAAATTGCGGGATGCGATGAGCGGATACCGCGTATTTTCCAGAAAGTTCGTTAAGAATTATCCGATTTTGGCTTCCGGTTTCGAGTTAGAAATTGAAATGACCTTGCATGCCTTGGATAAGAGGTTTGCGATTCGGGAGATTCCGATTCAGTACAAAGATAGACCATCCGGAAGCTTTTCGAAATTAAATACTTTTCGAGACGGCTACCGAGTCGTAAATAATATTCTCTGGATTTTTAAAGATTATAAACCGATGCATTTTTTCGGTTTCCTTTCGGTTATTGCGTTTATTGCTGCGATCGCTTCGGGAAGCCAAGCGATATGGGATTATTGGAAATACAAATACGTCTATCATGTCCCGCTCGCCATTTTAGCCACCGGTTTAATGATCGCATCCATACTTAATTTTTCGATCGGTTTAATCCTTCATACCGTCGCGAAAATTCAACGATTCAATTTCGAACTTCAATTATTGAAATATAAAGAAGAGTAG
- the ispH gene encoding 4-hydroxy-3-methylbut-2-enyl diphosphate reductase — MLQTIYLANPRGFCAGVKYAISYVEQVQAQSSEQIYVRKEIVHNRRVVEDMKKRGIRFISELNEAPDGATVIFSAHGVSPAVVEDAKLRNMQIGDATCPLVTRVHRKARRYKEEYQIIYIGHQGHDEAIGTMGEAQMFLVESPEDVEKLVDKINPENPITYLMQTTLSVADTQLIVKKIAELFPTVEHPAKDDICYATTERQEAVAQMMDSIDAMLVIGADNSSNSLRLLQLAQKSKPASFKVTSADDLNKEYLINNRIKTLGITAGASTPQILVDEIIDKLCHFYPDVSVQLFPESREDSMSFKLPAKLLN, encoded by the coding sequence ATGCTTCAGACCATTTACTTAGCCAATCCCAGAGGTTTTTGTGCCGGTGTTAAATACGCAATTTCGTATGTGGAGCAAGTACAAGCGCAATCTTCCGAACAAATTTATGTTCGTAAGGAGATCGTCCATAATCGGCGCGTAGTTGAAGATATGAAAAAACGTGGAATTCGTTTCATAAGCGAATTGAACGAAGCCCCCGACGGAGCAACGGTGATTTTTTCCGCTCATGGAGTTTCTCCGGCAGTCGTTGAGGACGCTAAACTTAGAAATATGCAGATTGGCGACGCAACCTGTCCTTTAGTGACAAGAGTTCATCGTAAAGCAAGAAGATACAAAGAAGAATACCAGATCATTTACATCGGTCATCAGGGACATGACGAGGCGATCGGAACCATGGGCGAAGCGCAGATGTTTCTAGTTGAATCTCCTGAAGACGTAGAAAAGCTCGTAGATAAAATCAATCCGGAAAATCCGATTACATATCTGATGCAAACGACCCTATCTGTCGCGGATACCCAACTAATCGTTAAGAAAATCGCCGAATTATTCCCGACAGTCGAACATCCGGCGAAAGACGATATTTGCTACGCTACGACCGAACGTCAGGAAGCTGTCGCTCAAATGATGGATTCAATCGATGCAATGCTGGTCATTGGTGCGGATAATAGTTCCAACTCGTTACGGTTATTGCAATTGGCGCAAAAATCCAAGCCTGCTTCGTTTAAAGTTACTTCGGCGGACGATCTGAATAAGGAATATTTGATAAACAATCGAATCAAGACCCTTGGGATTACCGCAGGAGCATCGACTCCGCAGATTTTAGTGGATGAAATTATCGATAAGCTATGTCATTTTTATCCGGATGTAAGCGTTCAGCTTTTTCCCGAATCCAGGGAAGATTCGATGAGCTTTAAACTACCTGCGAAATTACTAAATTAA
- a CDS encoding ArnT family glycosyltransferase — MKFRFDSVFLLLSLYFLFLILGLGSFPLIDWDENIYGAASKGMFLSGDFFRITVNEQLFTEKPPLYFWLAAISYSAFGLNEFGTRFPSVLSAVLAFGTIYFFGKRLRSSSFGILWALLYSSSLLPLVLARTAYIDHLFNTFIFLGAVGLCLYDTDIRKQTPGAWKWLVAAFASMALAVLAKGPLGLGIPVASFLVMRIFERRYKISIVDMAIGATVFFGSVSIYYLTDYLLHGDEFLQGFLEFQRKLLTKSLESHTGPWFYHFIVALIGFFPWTPFLFAYISKDKREILKEEGVRQVSLLMIAWTAIVLIIFSVVQTKLPHYSSSIYFPLSFFTALVLERFGSELMLKKGITLSFLLFGTLLSVLFLGLPVLANYLIKSGFSDEKIYPQFGIVDSIPGLILLTGILFAYFRGRKVVQDDLLLKFIFPVWMTLLMFLISLSVTLAPKVIDLLQGKTLRLFDRAVREEQGEVIFYKYLSFYPMFYRNQPIHIIGSYKFKDETDLLNRPPEGKKLFIIGNANSQAELIFLYPKRKFITIETEGGLVLLQVL, encoded by the coding sequence TTGAAGTTCAGATTCGACTCTGTTTTCCTTTTACTTAGTTTATATTTTCTCTTTTTGATTTTAGGCTTAGGCTCGTTTCCCTTGATTGACTGGGACGAGAATATCTACGGGGCAGCATCCAAAGGGATGTTCTTATCCGGAGATTTTTTTAGGATCACTGTAAACGAGCAATTATTTACGGAAAAGCCGCCATTGTATTTTTGGCTGGCCGCAATTTCCTATTCCGCTTTCGGGCTTAACGAATTCGGGACCCGGTTTCCCTCCGTTTTAAGCGCGGTTTTAGCCTTCGGGACGATTTATTTTTTCGGGAAGCGGCTTCGATCATCCTCCTTCGGAATTCTTTGGGCTCTCTTGTACTCGTCTTCTTTACTTCCCTTGGTTCTTGCAAGAACCGCGTATATCGATCACCTTTTTAATACCTTCATCTTCTTGGGCGCCGTCGGACTTTGTTTATATGATACTGATATAAGGAAACAAACTCCTGGAGCTTGGAAATGGCTGGTTGCCGCGTTTGCGAGCATGGCCTTAGCGGTTCTTGCAAAGGGTCCTTTAGGCCTTGGCATTCCGGTCGCATCCTTTCTTGTGATGAGAATCTTCGAGCGAAGATACAAAATCTCGATCGTCGATATGGCCATCGGCGCAACCGTTTTTTTCGGATCCGTATCGATCTACTATTTGACGGATTACCTTCTTCACGGCGATGAATTTCTACAAGGATTTCTGGAATTCCAAAGGAAGTTGTTAACTAAATCCCTGGAATCTCATACGGGTCCTTGGTTTTATCATTTCATCGTAGCCTTGATCGGTTTCTTTCCCTGGACTCCGTTTCTATTCGCATATATTTCCAAGGATAAACGAGAAATTTTGAAGGAAGAGGGGGTCCGTCAGGTTTCGCTCCTAATGATCGCTTGGACTGCAATCGTACTTATTATTTTTTCCGTCGTCCAAACTAAGCTTCCCCATTATTCTTCTTCGATTTATTTTCCTCTGTCATTTTTTACCGCCTTGGTTCTAGAGAGATTCGGTTCGGAACTCATGCTTAAAAAAGGGATTACACTTTCCTTTCTTTTATTCGGTACCCTGTTAAGCGTCTTATTTTTAGGACTTCCCGTATTGGCAAATTATCTGATAAAGTCCGGATTTTCCGATGAGAAAATATATCCACAATTCGGAATAGTCGATTCGATTCCGGGTTTAATTCTTCTAACTGGAATTTTATTCGCTTACTTTCGCGGTAGAAAGGTCGTTCAGGACGATTTACTTTTGAAATTCATCTTTCCGGTTTGGATGACCTTGCTCATGTTCCTAATTTCTCTTTCGGTTACGCTGGCCCCGAAAGTAATCGACCTTCTCCAGGGAAAAACATTACGATTATTTGATAGAGCCGTTAGAGAAGAACAAGGGGAGGTCATTTTTTACAAATATCTTTCCTTTTATCCGATGTTCTACAGGAACCAACCTATCCATATTATTGGAAGCTATAAATTTAAGGACGAAACGGATTTATTGAATCGTCCACCGGAAGGAAAGAAACTTTTCATCATCGGAAATGCGAATAGCCAAGCGGAATTGATCTTTCTTTACCCGAAGCGTAAGTTTATCACGATAGAAACGGAAGGTGGATTGGTATTATTGCAGGTATTATAG
- a CDS encoding CehA/McbA family metallohydrolase domain-containing protein, whose protein sequence is MNFRNWKRSLLGLFVTIIVTVLSFNAWSLFFLRSDIRPKQASNNIQSIGREIHDPYLRSTKLKWIKTAIHLHSNRAWFTPIRNSPEEIQEVYSKNGYQILAFTDYEIVTKLESKKTALIPGYEWGRNLVKRHLTVLGIEEADHDFFPLFAFPENIQWEIDSLQKKGAFVAINHPLLNDSFPLRILEKLSGYNAIEVLSPFGDILTYWDQLLSLGVSSFCMAGDDLHYLPKEEYLKVAKTGFPSLRQIATEWYDEDGESLMRYILLNANSTDKEDILAALKEGNYACVRKMSRVLSDPKVKAFGIRNGAEVFYEFDETPLTVDFIGRNGETLSRSYGQKKGTYRFRPDDLYVRIQAFLPTGLILSNPFYRK, encoded by the coding sequence ATGAATTTCCGAAACTGGAAACGATCTTTACTCGGTCTTTTCGTCACAATCATCGTAACCGTCTTAAGCTTCAATGCCTGGAGTCTCTTTTTCTTACGTTCCGATATCAGACCTAAACAGGCGTCGAACAATATTCAATCCATAGGACGAGAAATCCACGATCCGTATCTCAGATCGACTAAACTGAAATGGATAAAAACCGCAATTCATTTGCATAGCAACCGTGCTTGGTTCACACCCATCCGAAACTCACCTGAAGAAATCCAAGAAGTATATTCCAAGAACGGATATCAAATTCTCGCGTTTACGGATTATGAAATCGTAACGAAGCTAGAATCAAAAAAGACAGCTCTAATACCCGGTTACGAGTGGGGCAGGAATCTCGTAAAGAGACATCTTACCGTATTGGGTATCGAAGAAGCCGATCATGATTTTTTTCCCTTATTCGCATTTCCCGAAAACATACAATGGGAGATCGATAGCCTCCAAAAAAAAGGAGCATTTGTCGCAATCAATCATCCTCTATTAAATGATAGTTTCCCACTCAGGATTCTCGAAAAATTAAGCGGGTATAATGCGATTGAAGTACTATCGCCGTTCGGGGATATACTCACGTATTGGGATCAATTGCTAAGTTTGGGTGTGTCTTCTTTTTGCATGGCCGGGGACGATTTACATTATCTTCCGAAAGAAGAATATTTGAAAGTCGCAAAAACAGGATTTCCTAGTTTAAGGCAAATCGCCACCGAATGGTACGACGAGGATGGGGAATCCCTGATGCGGTATATCCTTTTAAATGCCAACTCTACGGACAAGGAGGATATCCTCGCGGCCCTCAAGGAGGGTAATTATGCCTGCGTTAGAAAAATGTCCCGAGTTCTCAGTGATCCGAAGGTGAAAGCCTTCGGAATCCGAAATGGGGCAGAGGTCTTTTACGAATTTGACGAAACTCCTTTGACGGTGGATTTTATAGGTAGGAATGGAGAAACACTTTCTAGATCGTACGGCCAAAAAAAAGGGACTTACCGATTTCGTCCAGACGA